The following proteins are co-located in the Siansivirga zeaxanthinifaciens CC-SAMT-1 genome:
- the aqpZ gene encoding aquaporin Z: MKKLFAEFFGTFWLVFGGCGSAVFAAGYPELGIGFAGVALAFGLTVLTMAYAVGHISGGHFNPAVSLGLWAGGKFEAKDLLGYIIAQLIGAIAAAGALFLILSGKSGFETIGGFASNGYDSLSPDGYSMTAALIAEFLLTAFFLLIILGSTNERAPKGFAPIAIGLGLTLIHLISIPITNTSVNPARSTSQALFAGGEYMGQLWLFWLAPIAGAIVAGFIHKALFDKEQIYK; the protein is encoded by the coding sequence ATGAAAAAATTATTTGCAGAATTTTTTGGAACCTTCTGGCTAGTTTTTGGAGGTTGTGGTAGTGCTGTATTTGCAGCAGGATACCCAGAATTAGGTATAGGATTTGCTGGTGTTGCACTAGCTTTTGGTCTAACCGTATTAACCATGGCATATGCTGTAGGCCATATTTCTGGAGGGCATTTTAACCCTGCTGTTTCCTTAGGTTTGTGGGCTGGCGGAAAGTTTGAAGCCAAAGATTTGTTAGGTTATATTATAGCCCAGCTTATTGGAGCCATTGCAGCTGCGGGAGCTTTATTTTTAATTTTATCTGGAAAATCGGGCTTTGAAACTATTGGAGGCTTTGCTTCAAACGGTTACGACTCATTATCGCCCGACGGATATTCTATGACAGCTGCTTTAATTGCAGAGTTTTTATTAACGGCATTTTTCTTGTTAATTATTTTAGGCAGTACCAACGAACGTGCTCCAAAAGGTTTTGCACCTATTGCCATTGGTTTAGGTCTTACCTTAATACATTTAATTAGTATTCCTATTACTAACACTTCTGTTAATCCGGCTCGTTCAACCAGTCAGGCGTTGTTTGCAGGTGGCGAGTATATGGGTCAGTTATGGTTGTTCTGGTTAGCTCCAATTGCTGGTGCCATTGTTGCAGGATTTATTCATAAAGCTTTATTTGATAAAGAACAGATTTATAAATGA
- a CDS encoding ATP-binding protein, with amino-acid sequence MCEGKANYYLKNYIKTKEVLNQTLVLSQKEDYSRIESEALIYSSLVNMELNNDDQAITSAKEGIKLAKEHNYLNILNKGYLVLSDVYNKTTNYKLSRELLKMHLELSDSLANLKRANSSRAEETQYLLNEEKQKNSEIEEKLEKFEDDKNLGTLISILSVALITILSLLTLSLYKNNNIRLKTNNMLHKKNGELIIAKEKAELASKTKANFLSTVTHELRTPLYAVTGLSNMLLEENPKPEQIQHLKSLKFSGDYLLTFINDILQINKIEANKVDIEPEPFNLKKKINNIILALNNSAQDNNVKIHLEYDTELPENFIADQLKISQILINLIGNSIKFTKDGDIWIRIYKIEENGNIYTLRFEVEDNGIGISQEKQDKMFESFSQGSIQINRKYGGTGLGLSIVKGLIDLLKGKIYVKSELDKGTTFYFEIPLEYTSVKEAAEKTTQYFSGNTEDLDLTNVKILVVEDNKINQMITKKILTKMNLNCEIVDNGEAAVEKIKANKYDIVLMDIHMPGISGIEATKIVRSFDKELTIFALTAVTIEDKMHEFDEAGFTDIIPKPFKQEEFEKKLYNALASKKSKIS; translated from the coding sequence TTGTGTGAAGGAAAAGCTAATTATTATCTAAAAAATTACATTAAAACTAAAGAAGTTTTAAATCAGACGCTTGTACTTTCTCAAAAAGAAGATTATTCAAGAATTGAAAGCGAGGCTCTAATTTACAGCAGTTTAGTTAATATGGAGCTAAATAATGACGACCAAGCTATAACCTCGGCGAAGGAAGGCATCAAATTAGCTAAAGAGCATAATTACTTAAATATTTTAAATAAAGGATACCTGGTTTTAAGTGATGTTTATAATAAAACAACTAACTATAAACTTTCAAGAGAACTTCTAAAAATGCACTTAGAATTATCCGATTCGCTAGCTAATTTAAAACGCGCTAATTCATCAAGAGCAGAAGAAACTCAATATCTTTTAAATGAGGAAAAGCAAAAAAACAGCGAAATTGAAGAAAAATTAGAAAAATTTGAAGACGATAAAAATCTAGGAACACTTATTTCTATTTTAAGTGTTGCTTTAATTACCATTTTATCGCTTCTTACTTTATCGCTATACAAAAACAACAACATCAGGCTTAAAACAAATAATATGCTTCATAAAAAAAATGGAGAACTTATTATAGCCAAAGAAAAAGCAGAATTAGCCTCAAAAACCAAAGCTAACTTTTTATCTACGGTTACGCACGAGCTAAGAACTCCGCTTTATGCCGTTACGGGTTTAAGTAATATGTTGTTAGAAGAAAACCCAAAACCCGAACAAATACAGCATCTAAAATCGTTGAAATTTTCGGGAGACTACCTATTAACCTTTATCAACGACATTCTTCAAATTAACAAAATTGAAGCAAATAAAGTAGATATTGAACCAGAACCGTTTAATTTAAAGAAGAAAATTAACAACATCATTTTAGCCTTAAATAATTCGGCACAAGACAACAATGTTAAAATTCATTTAGAATACGATACCGAATTACCAGAAAACTTTATTGCCGATCAATTAAAAATATCTCAAATTTTAATCAATCTTATAGGGAACTCAATTAAGTTTACTAAAGACGGAGATATCTGGATTAGAATATACAAAATTGAAGAAAACGGTAATATCTATACTTTACGATTTGAAGTTGAAGATAACGGTATTGGTATTAGCCAGGAAAAACAAGATAAAATGTTTGAGAGTTTTTCTCAAGGTTCCATCCAAATTAACAGAAAATATGGTGGCACAGGCCTAGGATTATCTATCGTTAAAGGTTTAATTGACTTGTTAAAAGGAAAAATTTATGTAAAAAGTGAGTTAGATAAAGGCACCACTTTTTATTTTGAAATTCCACTTGAATACACATCGGTTAAAGAAGCTGCCGAAAAAACAACACAATATTTCTCTGGAAACACAGAAGATTTAGACTTAACCAATGTGAAAATTTTAGTTGTAGAAGACAACAAAATTAACCAGATGATTACCAAAAAGATTTTAACCAAAATGAATCTTAATTGTGAAATCGTTGATAATGGTGAAGCTGCCGTTGAAAAAATTAAAGCCAATAAATACGACATTGTTTTAATGGACATTCACATGCCAGGTATAAGTGGTATTGAAGCTACTAAAATTGTACGATCCTTCGATAAAGAACTAACCATTTTCGCATTAACAGCGGTTACCATTGAAGATAAAATGCACGAATTTGATGAAGCTGGTTTTACAGACATCATACCAAAGCCATTTAAACAAGAAGAATTCGAGAAGAAACTTTACAACGCCCTGGCTTCAAAAAAGTCTAAAATAAGTTAA
- the gap gene encoding type I glyceraldehyde-3-phosphate dehydrogenase encodes MINIAINGFGRIGRRVFRLLQEYENIQVVAINDLADAHTLSHLLKYDSIHGVFKGSISHDANHIIVNNRSIALLNSKHPKDINLKSFDVDFVIESTGKYKKTSDLQHHINNGAKNVILSVPPLDDDIKTIVLGVNEHLLDGTETIVSNASCTTNNAAPMIDIINKLCGINQAYITTVHSYTTDQSLHDQPHPDLRRSRAAGQSIVPTTTGAAKALTKIFPELSDVIGGCGIRVPVINGSLTDITFNVKETVSIDTINKAFKNAAENKYKGILEYTEDPIVSIDIIGNTHSCIFDSGMTSVIGNMVKIIGWYDNESGYSKRITDLILYISQKKCILTS; translated from the coding sequence ATGATTAATATTGCTATTAATGGCTTTGGAAGAATTGGCAGACGCGTATTCCGGTTATTACAAGAATACGAAAACATACAAGTTGTAGCTATAAATGATTTAGCAGATGCACATACTTTAAGTCATCTTCTAAAATACGATAGTATACACGGCGTTTTTAAAGGAAGCATTTCACATGATGCCAATCATATAATAGTTAATAATCGTTCTATTGCACTATTAAATTCTAAACATCCAAAAGATATTAACTTGAAATCTTTTGATGTTGATTTTGTTATTGAATCTACTGGGAAATATAAAAAAACAAGCGATTTACAACATCATATTAATAATGGGGCTAAAAATGTTATTCTTAGCGTACCGCCCTTAGATGATGATATAAAAACCATTGTTTTAGGAGTTAACGAACATCTTTTAGATGGAACCGAAACCATTGTTTCTAATGCTTCATGCACTACAAACAATGCAGCTCCTATGATTGATATAATAAACAAACTTTGTGGTATAAACCAGGCTTACATTACAACAGTCCATTCTTATACCACAGACCAAAGTTTACACGACCAACCTCACCCCGATTTAAGACGCTCGCGTGCTGCTGGCCAGTCTATTGTGCCAACAACAACTGGTGCTGCCAAAGCACTCACCAAAATTTTCCCTGAACTATCTGATGTTATTGGAGGCTGCGGAATTCGTGTACCTGTTATTAATGGCTCTTTAACCGATATTACTTTTAATGTTAAGGAAACCGTTTCAATAGATACTATAAACAAGGCTTTTAAAAATGCCGCCGAAAACAAATACAAAGGCATCCTCGAATATACAGAAGACCCCATAGTTTCTATAGATATTATAGGAAATACACATTCTTGTATTTTCGATTCTGGTATGACGTCTGTTATTGGAAATATGGTGAAAATTATAGGTTGGTACGATAATGAAAGCGGGTATTCAAAAAGAATAACCGATTTAATTCTCTATATATCTCAAAAAAAATGTATTTTAACAAGCTAA
- the lipA gene encoding lipoyl synthase translates to MKSEIESNILPERQPKPKWLRVKLPTGKKYTELRGLVDKYKLNTICTSGSCPNMGECWGEGTATFMILGNICTRSCGFCGVKTGRPETVDWDEPEKVARSIKIMNIKHAVLTSVDRDDLKDMGSIMWAETVKAVRRMNPETTLETLIPDFQGIEQHIDRIIEVAPEVVSHNIETVRRLTREVRIQAQYDRSLGVLKYLKKQGQRRTKSGIMLGLGETREEVIETLHDLKANHVDVVTIGQYLQPSKKHLPVKQFITPEQFEEYEKIGLELGFRHVESSSLVRSSYKAQKHIN, encoded by the coding sequence ATGAAATCTGAAATCGAATCAAATATATTACCAGAAAGACAACCAAAACCAAAATGGTTACGTGTAAAACTTCCAACGGGAAAGAAATACACCGAATTGAGAGGTTTAGTAGATAAATACAAGCTCAACACCATTTGTACTTCGGGCAGTTGTCCGAATATGGGCGAATGTTGGGGAGAAGGCACCGCGACGTTTATGATTTTAGGTAATATTTGCACGCGTTCATGTGGTTTTTGTGGTGTAAAAACAGGGCGCCCAGAAACAGTCGATTGGGACGAACCAGAAAAAGTGGCCCGTTCTATTAAAATAATGAACATAAAACACGCCGTTCTAACCAGCGTAGACCGTGACGATTTAAAAGATATGGGAAGCATTATGTGGGCTGAAACAGTGAAAGCGGTTCGCAGAATGAACCCAGAAACTACCCTTGAAACGCTTATACCAGATTTTCAAGGGATTGAGCAGCATATAGACAGAATTATAGAAGTTGCCCCAGAGGTTGTTTCACACAACATAGAAACCGTAAGACGCTTAACTCGCGAAGTTAGAATACAAGCGCAGTACGACCGTAGTTTGGGTGTTTTAAAATATTTGAAAAAACAAGGCCAACGACGTACTAAATCGGGAATTATGTTAGGGCTTGGTGAAACACGTGAAGAAGTGATTGAAACGCTTCACGATTTAAAAGCAAATCACGTAGATGTTGTTACCATTGGTCAATATTTACAACCTAGTAAAAAACATTTACCGGTAAAACAATTTATTACTCCAGAACAATTTGAAGAATATGAAAAAATTGGTTTAGAGTTAGGGTTCCGTCATGTTGAAAGCAGTTCTTTGGTGCGTTCGTCTTACAAAGCGCAAAAACACATTAATTAA
- a CDS encoding membrane or secreted protein: MKLLFITLILLGLGIAGIAIKLWAKKDGKFSGTCASQNPMLNKTGESCGFCGKTPDQFDTCNEPQHS, from the coding sequence ATGAAACTTTTATTCATTACATTAATTCTACTAGGTCTTGGAATAGCCGGCATTGCCATTAAATTGTGGGCAAAAAAAGACGGTAAATTTTCTGGAACCTGTGCAAGTCAAAACCCAATGTTAAACAAAACAGGGGAATCTTGTGGATTTTGTGGTAAAACACCAGACCAATTCGATACCTGTAACGAACCTCAACATTCTTAA
- a CDS encoding glycosyltransferase — MGLLDFLFYAFAAVVVIQVVFYLFFFGKFAFLKQKKQTLTNVPVSVIICAKNEAENLKNNLPKILSQKHPNFEVVLINDASSDDTLDVMEHFQSLHSNIKIVDVKNIEAFWGNKKYALTLGIKAATKDYLLFTDADCMPVSEYWIQEMTGKFTKEKTIVLGYGAYSKIKNSFLNKLIRFETLNTALNYFSFANAGIPYMGVGRNLAYNKSEFFKTNGFIKHIKVLSGDDDLFVNEAATKSNTIICDSKNSFTESIPKNNFKSWIKQKRRHISTAKYYKTSHKLLLSSIYLLQFLFWVFATILLISQHLWMFVTALIVLRITTQYVVFGAASKKLNESDLVIFTPFLEVFLIFIQLTIFINNIISKPNHWK; from the coding sequence ATGGGTTTACTTGATTTTTTATTCTACGCGTTCGCCGCTGTAGTAGTTATTCAAGTTGTCTTTTATTTATTTTTTTTCGGAAAGTTTGCCTTCTTAAAACAAAAAAAACAAACACTTACTAACGTTCCTGTTTCGGTTATTATTTGTGCCAAAAATGAGGCTGAAAATTTAAAAAACAATCTTCCTAAAATACTTTCTCAAAAGCATCCAAACTTTGAAGTGGTATTAATTAATGATGCTTCAAGTGACGATACTTTAGATGTTATGGAACATTTTCAAAGTCTTCATAGCAACATCAAAATTGTTGATGTAAAAAATATTGAAGCCTTTTGGGGAAATAAAAAATATGCATTAACCCTAGGCATTAAAGCCGCTACAAAAGATTATTTACTTTTTACCGATGCCGATTGCATGCCTGTTTCGGAGTATTGGATTCAAGAAATGACGGGAAAGTTTACCAAAGAAAAAACAATTGTGCTTGGCTATGGTGCCTACTCTAAAATTAAAAACTCGTTTTTAAATAAATTAATTCGTTTTGAAACTTTAAATACGGCATTAAACTATTTTTCGTTTGCGAATGCTGGAATTCCTTACATGGGTGTTGGCCGAAACTTAGCCTATAACAAATCTGAATTTTTTAAAACAAATGGTTTTATTAAGCATATAAAAGTGCTTTCTGGCGACGACGATTTATTTGTAAATGAAGCGGCAACCAAATCGAATACAATCATTTGCGATTCTAAAAATAGTTTTACCGAATCGATTCCTAAAAACAATTTTAAGAGTTGGATTAAACAAAAACGAAGACATATTTCCACTGCGAAGTATTACAAAACTTCACATAAATTATTACTTTCTTCAATTTATTTATTACAATTCCTTTTTTGGGTGTTTGCTACCATTTTATTAATTTCTCAACATCTATGGATGTTTGTAACAGCACTTATTGTTTTAAGAATTACCACACAATATGTAGTGTTTGGTGCAGCATCAAAAAAATTAAACGAATCAGATTTAGTTATTTTCACCCCTTTTCTAGAAGTTTTTTTAATATTCATACAATTAACTATCTTTATAAATAATATCATTTCAAAACCAAATCATTGGAAATAA
- a CDS encoding RNA polymerase sigma factor: MEIIEAIKRAKQNDQKAFNFLLDTYWDDVYGFQLKRIQNENDAEDITIQTFSKAFDKIDTFDENYKFKTWLITISKNIHIDLLRKAKNSISQIISNDDKTVYQILDESPTPEDIIITEQHLAKLLRDIKKLKPHYQEIINLRYFQELSYKEISVELNEPISNVKVKLLRAKKLLSEIIQKN, from the coding sequence TTGGAAATAATTGAAGCCATAAAACGTGCTAAACAAAACGACCAAAAAGCGTTTAACTTTTTATTAGACACTTATTGGGATGATGTTTATGGTTTTCAACTAAAGCGTATTCAAAATGAAAATGATGCCGAAGATATAACCATACAAACCTTCTCGAAAGCCTTCGATAAAATTGATACTTTCGATGAAAACTACAAATTTAAAACTTGGTTAATCACTATATCTAAAAACATTCATATTGATTTATTACGAAAAGCCAAAAACTCCATTTCGCAAATTATATCTAACGATGATAAAACGGTTTATCAGATTTTAGATGAATCGCCTACGCCCGAAGACATTATAATTACAGAGCAACATTTAGCCAAACTGCTTCGCGATATAAAAAAACTAAAACCTCATTATCAAGAGATTATTAATTTAAGATACTTTCAGGAATTAAGTTACAAAGAAATTTCTGTAGAACTTAATGAGCCTATTAGTAACGTTAAAGTGAAATTGTTGCGAGCCAAGAAATTATTGTCTGAGATTATTCAGAAAAATTAA
- a CDS encoding NRAMP family divalent metal transporter, which produces MITKLKNLGPGLLFAGAAIGVSHLVQSTRAGASFGFGLIWALLLVNIFKYPFFQFGPRYATATGESLLDGYKKLGTPVLIAFFILNVATIFTLQAGVTIVTAGLASTLFGEFSSIQIGSKIISSTEIWTAIILFLCFALLIIGKYKLLDKLMKVIVITLTISTLTAVIMAISNNNHPYNFSQILPKAPIEIGFLIAFMGWMPAPLDVSIWQSLWTVKKVEDNIEYTPKSALFDFNIGYLSTIIIGLGFLILGALVMFNSGETFSDSANVFSSQLINMYTQNLGSWAYIIIGIAAFTTMFSTTLTTLDASPRAMSRASQLLYKKETPLNYKFWIVILTIGTIGVFLFLASEMGLLIKIVTIISFITAPFYAITNYILICSKHTPKAWRPTLGLHILSLLGIVFLIGFSIWFLTTL; this is translated from the coding sequence ATGATAACTAAACTAAAAAATTTAGGTCCTGGTTTATTATTTGCTGGCGCGGCAATTGGTGTTTCTCACTTAGTACAATCTACAAGAGCTGGAGCAAGTTTTGGATTTGGTTTAATTTGGGCCTTATTACTTGTAAATATCTTTAAGTATCCATTTTTTCAGTTTGGACCAAGATACGCTACCGCCACTGGCGAAAGCCTTTTAGACGGCTATAAAAAGTTAGGAACCCCTGTATTAATAGCCTTTTTCATTTTAAATGTAGCTACCATTTTTACCTTACAGGCAGGCGTTACCATTGTAACTGCAGGTTTAGCTTCTACATTATTTGGAGAATTTTCAAGCATTCAAATAGGATCTAAAATAATTTCTAGTACAGAAATCTGGACAGCCATTATTCTATTTTTATGTTTCGCACTTTTAATTATTGGCAAATACAAATTACTCGACAAACTCATGAAGGTTATCGTAATAACCTTAACAATAAGTACTCTTACAGCAGTAATTATGGCTATTTCTAATAATAATCACCCTTATAATTTTTCTCAAATTTTGCCTAAAGCTCCCATTGAAATAGGGTTTTTAATAGCGTTTATGGGTTGGATGCCTGCTCCTTTGGATGTTTCTATTTGGCAATCGCTATGGACGGTTAAAAAAGTGGAAGACAACATAGAATATACTCCAAAATCTGCCTTATTCGATTTTAATATTGGATATTTAAGCACCATTATTATTGGACTAGGGTTTCTAATTCTAGGAGCCTTGGTCATGTTTAACAGTGGCGAAACTTTCAGTGATTCGGCAAATGTTTTTTCAAGTCAGTTAATTAATATGTACACCCAAAATTTAGGAAGTTGGGCCTACATAATTATTGGTATTGCAGCATTTACAACCATGTTTAGTACCACATTAACTACTTTAGATGCTTCCCCCAGAGCTATGTCGCGAGCTTCACAGCTTCTTTATAAAAAGGAAACACCACTAAACTATAAATTCTGGATCGTTATTTTAACCATAGGAACCATTGGTGTATTTTTATTTTTAGCTTCAGAAATGGGATTACTTATAAAAATTGTAACCATTATTTCATTTATTACAGCGCCTTTTTACGCGATTACTAATTATATTTTAATTTGCAGTAAACATACTCCTAAGGCTTGGCGCCCAACCCTAGGACTTCACATTTTGAGTCTCTTAGGCATTGTTTTTTTAATAGGATTTAGTATTTGGTTTCTAACAACACTTTAG